A single window of Solanum dulcamara chromosome 5, daSolDulc1.2, whole genome shotgun sequence DNA harbors:
- the LOC129890532 gene encoding uncharacterized protein LOC129890532, translated as NNNNNNNNNNDNDNNNNNNNDNYDNINDNNYNDNNNNNNNNNDNDNDNNNNNDDNNNNNNNNDNNNNNNNNNNDNDDNNSDNNNNDNNDDDDNNNNNNNNNNYYNNNNNNNNVNNNKNDNNNNVNNNNNYDNNNDNNNNNNNNTNNNDDDDDNNNNNNNNNNNNNNNIDNHNNDNNNNNNDNNNNNNNNNNNNNNNNNNNSNNNNNDNSDNNNAYDDDDDNNNNNNDDNNNNNNNDNDNNNNNNNNNNNNKNNNNNRVNYEEIADKLIANYNCDQEIADKLISICTKITSKIEQYNDNYNIINSLIKIKKVDNTSTTTELQEDKYEKMPSGLKSR; from the exons aataataataataataataataataataatgataatgataataataataataataataatgataattatgataatattaatgataataattataatgataataataataataataataacaataatgataatgataatgataataataataataatgatgataataataataataataataataatgataataataataataataataataataataatgataatgatgataataatagtgataataataataatgataataatgatgatgatgataataataataataataataataacaacaattattataataataataataataataataatgttaataataataagaatgataataataataatgttaataataataataattatgataataataatgataataataataataataataataatactaataataatgatgatgatgatgataataataataataataataataataataataataataataataatattgataatcataataatgataataataataataataatgataataataataataataataataataataataataataataataataataataataatagtaataataataataatgataattctgataataataatgcttatgatgatgatgatgataataataataataataatgatgataataataataataataataatgataatgataataataataataataataataataataataataataagaataataataataat CGGGTGAACTATGAGGAGATTGCTGATAAATTAATAGCCAATTATAATTGTGATCAAGAGATTGCTGACAAATTAATCAGCATATGTACTAAGATAACGTCAAAAATTGAACAATACAATGATAATTACAATATCATAAACAGTTTGATCAAGATCAAGAAAGTTGATAACACTTCTACTACTACCGAGTTGCAAGaagataagtatgaaaaaatgcCTTCGGGCCTCAAAAGCCGTTAA
- the LOC129889129 gene encoding uncharacterized protein LOC129889129, with product MFNLFEKTILKIGKENVVQVVTNNASENKKAGDMLKGVFPHIFWTPCAAHCINLMFGDIFKEAPYSTVFGKAVKIHSYISQRALLLNMMRRYTKQRNLVKPAKIRFATAFLTLHCFYMQKKNLRTLFMSTEWNESVHAKETLEKEVARHIISSYFWNDTVQALKVGGTLVNVLRIVDGEKKPPMGYIYEAMDKAKESIEKAFNYNERKYMNVFKIIDARWTDQLHQPLHAAGHILNLGLYYKNNEMKTLTEEVWLGYHACVERMILDKTLQDKIGDELGVYMKADGLLGIESAIRARTLRSPCEHFNI from the exons ATGTTTAACTTGTTTGAGAAGACTATCTTGAAAATAGGCAAGGAAAATGTGGTACAAGTTGTGACTAATAATGCAAGTGAGAACAAAAAAGCGGGTGACATGTTGAAGGGAGTGTTCCCGCATATTTTCTGGACTCCTTGTGCTGCTCACTGTATCAACTTGATGTTTGGTGACATTTTCAAAGAGGCCCCGTATTCTACAG tTTTTGGTAAGGCTGTTAAGATACATTCTTATATCAGTCAAAGGGCACTGTTGTTGAATATGATGAGGAGATACACAAAGCAAAGAAACTTGGTAAAACCTGCTAAGATAAGATTCGCAACAGCTTTTTTGACATTGCATTGTTTTTATAtgcaaaagaaaaatctgaGAACCTTGTTTATGTCCACTGAATGGAATGAAAGTGTCCATGCAAAGGAAACTCTTGAGAAAGAAGTTGCGAGACACATcattagttcatatttttggaatgacACTGTTCAAGCACTTAAAGTTGGTGGTACTTTAGTTAATGTACTTCGTATAGTGGATGGTGAGAAAAAACCACCAATGGGCTACATTTATGAAGCTATGGATAAGGCAAAAGAAAGTATTGAAAAGGCATTCAATTATAATGAAAGGAAATATATGAATGTTTTCAAAATTATTGATGCAAGGTGGACGGATCAACTTCATCAACCTTTGCATGCAGCAGGACATATTTTGAACCTGGGGctctattataaaaataatgagatGAAGACTTTAACTGAAGAAGTGTGGTTGGGATATCATGCATGTGTTGAGAGGATGATCCTAGATAAAACTTTGCAAGACAAAATAGGGGATGAGCTTGGTGTGTACATGAAAGCTGATGGGCTACTTGGAATTGAGTCGGCCATTAGAGCTAGAACCTTAAGGTCACCATGTGAGCATTTCAACATTTAA